One region of Peromyscus eremicus chromosome 4, PerEre_H2_v1, whole genome shotgun sequence genomic DNA includes:
- the Mettl5 gene encoding rRNA N6-adenosine-methyltransferase METTL5, whose amino-acid sequence MKKLRLKELESRLQEVDGFEKPKLLLEQYPTRPHIAACMLYTIHNTYDDIENKVVADLGCGCGVLSIGAAMLGAGLCVGFDIDEDALEIFNRNVEEFELTNVDMIQCDVQSLSNRMSKLFDTVIMNPPFGTKNNKGTDMAFLKTALEMARTAVYSLHKSSTREHIQKKAAEWKIKIEIIAELRYDLPALYNFHKKKSVDIEVDLIRFSF is encoded by the exons atgaagaagTTAAGGCTTAAGGAACTAGAGAGTCGCCTGCAGGAAGTGGATGGATTCGAAAAACCCAAGTTACTTCTAGAACAGTATCCCACCAGGCCGCACATTGCAG CATGCATGCTCTATACAATCCATAATACATATGATGACATTGAAAATAAAGTGGTTGCAGATCTAGGATGTGGTTGTGGAGTACTTAGCATCGGGGCCGCCATGTTAGGAGCAGG gtTGTGTGTTGGATTTGACATAGATGAAGATGCACTGGAAATATTTAATAGGAATGTGGAAGAATTTGAATTAACAAATGTTGATATGATCCAGTGTGATGTGCAATCATTATCAAACAGAATGTCCAAATTATTTGATACAGTAATTATGAATCCTCCCTTTGGAACCAAAAATAACAAAG GGACAGATATGGCTTTTCTGAAGACTGCTTTGGAAATGGCAAGAACAGCGGTATATTCTTTACACAAATCCTCAACTAGAGAA CATATTCAAAAGAAAGCTGCAGAAtggaaaatcaaaatagaaattaTTGCAG AACTTCGATATGACCTGCCAGCATTATACAACTTTCATAAAAAGAAATCA GTGGACATTGAAGTGGACCTAATtcgcttttctttttaa